From Triticum aestivum cultivar Chinese Spring chromosome 7B, IWGSC CS RefSeq v2.1, whole genome shotgun sequence:
TGTGGAATATTGTGGGATGTGCTCTAGGGAGCCACAGAGCTCCAATGTCTTTTTTCGACTTATGCCAGAACTGGTTGCCTAGTTATACTGGCAAAGATAGAGTAGTTGTTTTATTGGGTACTGCTGCTCTCTTATGGTCTATATGGAAAACAAGGAACAAATCCTGTTTTCAAAGTGTTATATGCCTAGAGATCCTACTAACATTATCTTTCTTGTTTGTTCCCTACTTGACACAGGAAAAATCTGCAGAAAAGAGGGGTGCAAAGCATGCTTCATCAGGTGTCTAGGCGTATCGTGAGGGTGACTCGTGATATCTTTAGAGGAGGGCATGGTTTGGAGCCGCATGTGAGAAGGATTTTGTGAAGCTAGCCGCTGGAAATGCTTGCTGGCTTCAAATCATTTATGTTAATTTGGTTATCATCCTTTAGTCTGTTGATACCTTTGTAGCTGGCACAGCACTAGGCCCTTCCATTGCTAGTTTTGGACAATTTGAAGCATCCTAATGTGGTGATATATATCAATAGTGTGATGATTAGGCTGGATAGGCTGGAGCATCCTGGTGTGGCTTCTAGATCAGCGATGTAATGGTGGTTTGATGCCTTGTAAACAACTCCATTTTCATAATGAAAATGGGGCCGTGTGGCCCCTTGGATCGAAAAAAAAGGGAAGTCCAGAAACGTAAACTTCTGTATCatgtcattattattattattattattattattattattattatcaactGCACTTATGCTATTTACATACATCTGCACACACATATTTACGGGCGCCCATCGACATTAAACAACATACAGTCTGCTTATTAACATACAGCTAACCGGGCGAGCGCGGATCAGAGCGCCACCATGCGCCAGGGCGGAAGGAAGGGGTCTGCCTCGCCACCCTAGAGAAGCGGAAAGATGTTGCcgccgtcatcatcatcgccgCCGTCGAGGTAGTTGAACGGGGCGTCCCCCTCGTACCGGAAGTCGGGGCCAACGTAGCACTTCATCTCGTGGAACAGGTTCAGGTTGTCCACCAGCTTGTGGAAGATGTTGCAGCCGCAGCACTGATGCAATGAAGCGTATAGGTTTAGGACATGATGTGCTTTGATAAATGCTGAGACACTCAGGGAAACAGGCATAAACCAGTGCACATGTAAGAAAATGAGATACTACTGATGCATATATAATATaccaaaaaaatgaagaaaaaatacTTATAAAAAAGGAATACTCTAGAATTCGTAGATAAGAAATCCAAAAGTAGAATCTAGTGCATAAAATAAAATAAGCATAAGATTCACAAACTAACAATAACCAAACAAGGTGTGCAATTACTAGCTCCTGCATAAGCAAGTTTGATTTTGTAGGGCAAAAAACGCACTATGGTATTATCAGGAACTGAGGAAAGTACATTGGGTTAACAGGATTAAAGGTTTCTGCACCTAATAACTGGCTATTGGCTGACTGAACTCGCACTGCACGTTTATTTAAGCCATTGTTAATAACCTTTTAAGAAAAAAATGATTTAATATGTATCTAAATTTGTACAGATTGAATGGACAGAATCCTACACTGAAACAATAACATGAATTTGTATCACACCTGCTATTTTTATCTGTGTAGCATCTTTTTATGGGAGCATTGCAGTATCATGATTCATGCCATTCTGGTATAAGATGAACTAAAACCTTATTCAAGCCCAGTGTTACAGGTGTCAAAAGAAAATTCTGTGCAAAGAGCATGTCATATGGTAATAACCTGCATTTGTTAACTCGACTACGATTATGTCTAGGTATTCATCAGCTATTGTAATCATATGAAATAAGGCCAACCATTGTAAAATTCATCTCAGCCCAATTATTTAAGGCAGATCAGCTCAGCCTGGATACTTATCAAACAGTTTACAGTGGCAATATATACCTGAACGAAGACAGTGCCGTCGGTGTAGGCGTGCGGGTTGATGGCGCGCGTGGTGCGCTGCCCGCAGACGTTGCAGGTGAAGGCCACCCGCATCCGCCGCCGCGGGGACTTTGTGAAGAGCGACCACGGCAGCGTCGACACCTCCGGCCGGTTCGCGGCGCCGCCGGCCGTCGGCGGGCCCTCCATCCCCGACCCCGTCGTCCAGCCGCTCCCTGTCGCCGCGCTCATCACCAGCCCCATGGCCGCGTCCTGCAGATGCCACAGCGATCCGATCAGCAACAGCTAAACCGTCAGCTGAAGGCAGAACATACTGATGCACCCCCGGCATGGCATAAACCAGAGCACTGATCCCAGTCCCCGCTGATAATTCGGAGTGCTATCCAATGAACAAATCAATCGGCGAGCTGCGGCACGAATCGGGGCCGAAAACCGTCGGGATCGTGGGTAAATCCGCCGCGAATCGACCGCCACATGAGACACACGGCATGGAGTCTGATCCAACAGTGACGCGTAGGCTAAATCGGACGACCAAACTTAGCAAATCAGGGGAAGGCGCGTGGGATCGCGTGGTCAGAGGATGAGATCGACACCACAAGCACCGCCACCGCCGTCCGTACCTTGGAGAAGGGCGAGAGGGAGAGCCCGTACGGCGCGAGGCCGGCGGGCTCGCCGCGCCCGGCGGCGCTCCCCGAAGACGAAGACCGCCTGGACCCGGCTCCGGCGTCctccccctcgccgccgtctcTCCCTGCAAGGCAAACGGGGACACATCAGCACCGGCAGCAGAAACCGGACGCGCGGGAGAGGGGTAGGGGTAGGGTGGTGCGCGCACGCTTGGAGGCGGCCGCGACCGGGGCGAAggaggcggcgcggcgccggcgccggggaGCGGCGGAGGGGAACCGCGGCGGCAGGGCGCGGGAGGTGGTGGCGATCGCGACGGActccatcggcggcggcggcgagaagaTTCCCTTTTTTTCCCCCTCTCCGGCCCGGTGGCGACTGGTGAAAGAGAAGCGAAAGACAAACGCGTCTCAATGCGTTCGGGGTGAGGATCAGCGCGCGGGCGCCGGGCCCACCGCCCCACGCGAGGTGTCAGCCTCAGAGCCGAGTCACTCACAGGAGCTCTCTGAAGTCTGAACCTGGAGATTTTTTTCTCCAAAACTGTCATAATAATAAGTTATCACCAAACAGTGGGAAATTCAAACGAAATTCATGCGAATCGAACGAGACCGGGCGGGCGCGTTTCGAAAAGCGCGCGAAACCGCTCGATCTCATCGTcgtcttctttctttctttggccAAAAACAGGGATATAAACCATAGTATCAGATGAATGCATTTTACCCCCAGCAAACATTTACACCAACACCACTATCACCACCACTCAACTATCCTGGACTGGAGAGTGCCTATGTACAAGAAAGCTAATGCTGTGGGGTCAAAAGGACGCCCACCCTTGTTTGAGGTAACTGGTAAGGGGTGCTATGAGGCCGCTACGATCAATCGTCGTCGTCGTCCATGTCTTCGGCGCCGCCGCCCCCCTCGTCGTCTTCTCCATCGCCCGAATCTCCGTCTGATGTCACgccctcctcatcctcctcttcgtcgccttcctcgtcgtcgtcgtcgtcgtcgtccgtgtcctcatcatcatcatcgtcaccgtctTCATCCCCGTCggaggagccggagccggagcccggGGGCGCAAAGATAAAATCGTCCATCAGGTCCGAGATGTCGGAGTCGTCGCTGCTCATGCTGCTGAACATGAACGCGTCTTCGTCGCCCTTCATCAGAATCAAAAGGTAGAAAATCCACATGTCAGCATTCTGTCACCGATGATAAATTCGCATCACTGGATATATATATAAAGCAGTAACAAAAAGCAAGATATGACTTGTGTATGTATTTCAGCCCTGTCACAACAAACCTCTGGTGAAAGCAAAGCAGAACACAAAGCAGTAGACACTGGACCAAATGGAACGCCGCATAGTATATATCATTATTGACCAACATATGGTTCCGCATTGCAATGGACATATTTGAGTTGCGTCTAGCATATTAAAGTGCGAGAGGAGAGGGCCAACTTTTTCATCATTtctcaaaaatgaaaaaaaattctttCAGCAAGTGCTATGCATAAATGCGCAATCAGGCCTGCTCAACACATTAGGCCATATATCTAACCTAACAAGTTATGCACGGAAGAATGTAATGATCATCAGCAAGAAACACAACTTTTTTGAGTAGAACGGAAGAGAACAAACCTCATCAAAGTCAATCGTGGAGGGGTCACAATCACCAGGTGCCCAAATCTTGACGTCTGTAGCAATGCCGCTGCTTGCAACAACAATCTCAGAAGGATGCTGTTCAACACAGTTGACGATCCGTTTGTCTCCTTTCATCGCTCGCATGAGCTCCCCATCCTTCTTTCTCCAAATAAATACATGGCCGCAGTCTGATCCAGAGGCAACATAGTCACAATTGGGACCAAGGAAGTTGACACCCTTAACGGTTTGCTTGTTACGGTGTCCCACGAAAGACCGAGGTTCAGGCAACTTGTCTTTATAAAGGGGTAAGGCGGCACCCACACCGTCACCAAACAGGGGCATCACACCAACCTTAAAATCGTTGAAGTGCAACCCATGCTCTCTCTCGAAAAGGTAGATATTGTCACAACTATATGACGCTAATATCTCGCCGGTCTGTGAGAATGCCAGACCGGTTATTCCATCTTCGTTTTTGGTAATCAAACCCGGAGGGCAGAAGTAATCAATTGGGCAACCGAAATCCCCGTGCAGATACTTGCGGGTGTCATATAACCTCACAAACTCATCGGATCCACAGACTGCCACACGATACGGATTTCTTGGGTCCACAGCGATGGCGTAGAGGTCGAGGGCATCATTCACGCCATCATCGTAAACCACCCCAACTTTAAAGAGCTCTTTGGACTGCTTCCCCCTTAGGTCAAACTGGAAGGAGAACCGAGTCAGCAACAAAGGGATCCATCCAACAATGATAAATAACAGAATTACCGAATGAAGGTAGCTGCAAGTATTCGGTAGCTGCAAGTTAACAACAACTTACGCGCCACACGGATCCATCTTGCCCGGCGCTGTAGAAGGTGTGGGGGCTCCCTGGCTCGACGGCCAACCTGTGCACCGCGTACTCCGTCTCGACGACCTGATCCACGACCGTACGGCCCCCTTCCTCTATCTGCATGTACCGCACCTGTTTCGCGGCCAGAGCAAACACCCAAACCATGGCGGCGTGAGCAACGTAAACCGCTTTATTGCGCAAGATGAACATGGATGGACAGAAGCGTCGAATAAGAGTGTATGTGCGGTACAGGTGTACCTCCCCGTCGGCGCCGCAGGTGACGATGCTCCGGTCGTCGGAGAGGGGCATGAACTGCGCGTGGAGCACGTTGTTCTCGTGGCCGGTGTGGATCTGCAGGGCCGGCCTGGCTCGCTCCCAGTCCCACAGCACGACGGTGCGGTCGTCCGACCCGGAGAGGAGCAGGCTCCCGGTGCTGTTGAAGCTGATGGTGTTGACGCAGCCCCGGTGCTCCCGCAGCCGCTTCTGGATGCCGAGGGAATTCACAAAGTCCTGCGCGGCCAAGCAGGCACCATTGTCACCACGGAGAGCAACAGCTTGATTAACTACTGTGGAAAATACTACCGGAGCCAGAGGGCGATGGCCGGCCGTGGAGCGAGCAACCGGGGGGCTGCGGGGGTGCTCTGAGCCTAGGTTAAGCGCGGCGAATCTCGCTAGGTCGGCCTAATCCGGCTCGGTTTCGGGGCGGGGGAGTGGGGGGAGGGGGGCGGACCTCGGATGCCCTGACGGAGTCGGCGAAGCGCTTGGGCCGGAGGCGGCCGACCTCCCGCTCCCACAGCCCGGCCATCCGGGTCCCCTccgccggcatcgcctccgccgccgccgccgccgcgagggtTTCTCAGCTTCTTCGCCCTGCTCGTTCACGGGGATGAGCCGGGGGGAAGACGGGGGGAGAGGCCCACGGCGGCGGCCGAGGGGCAGATCTGGCCGCCCATCTCCGAGCCAGAGGGCGGGGCCGAAACCCGCGGCCCGTTACCGGAAGAGCGGTTCTTCTGTCGGGCCTCGGCCCGGCGTGGAATTCGGTTGGGCCTGGCCCGCTGCTAACCAGATGACGACTTCCCTGTGGGTCTCAGAAGAAAAAAAAGACTACTTCCTTCCCTGGGGCAAAGGCAATGCCTGCTAGTAGTTATTACCGTGGTAAATCATAGTAATATTTTTTGCTGAGAAATGCAGTACTCACTCACAAGATAATTGCGGTCTGGGAACATTTAACATCAGAACAATCAACTACAACAAAGAATGTATACTGCGTCTCGAAAAAAGAGAGAATATATACAAAAATGGTTCTGCTAGAGAGTGAAGAGGAAGCACTTGATGGTAACCTAACAGTACACAACCTAACTAATCACACAAAGCTCTTCAATCACcattagtagaaaacagggctttggttcgggcttggccagcccattagtcccggttcttcacgaaTGGGGCATTAGACCCAGTTCATGAGTCCAGGGGGtcagccggggcctcgtgggcattggtcccggttcgtagggatccatttgtcccggttctaggcacgaaccgggatcaatggtcCACGCTCCTGGACCACAGCCATtgataccggttcgtgccatgaaccggtatagAAGGAGGAATTTAGTCCCGGTTaatgccatgaaccgggacaaataagttgcctatatataccatcgccgcggcagagcactttgttttttctggccggcgaggggagggcatttgggtgctctagctcacctcctatgcacatgaagtgttcgatgaaatgcccgagacacactagttaagctttctcctctcgaagctccatttttcccgagatttgtctagatttagtggTCTGTCACGCCtcgtccccgttttcaccgccattgatcgcccgcgccgatctcgtcgccggcaccaccgtggtaagccttttgttcttatcttctttctgattttcttactttagatagagatttgtctgattttcttactccagatagatacttgtctgattttcttacttttgacacacataattatatataatgcacgcagatgaaccggcaatggatgtatgttGACAGACacgcctccgagtacattaagggcgtgcataattttctcgaagtggctgaggcaaacaagcagaatggttttatgtgttgcccatgccctaaatgtgggaatacgaagtcttactctgaccggaaaatccttcacacccacctgctttacaagggtttcatgccacactataatgtttggacgagacaaggagaaataggggttatgatggaagacagcgaagaagaagaggacgatgacaactatgtgccccctgaatacggtgatgctgcaacgggggagttgctgaagatcaagaggaaccagacgatgtgtccaatgatgctgcaacaggggaagctactgaagatcaagaggaacctggatgcccatattggttcctacatattctacgaagatctttatcggtcaaaccgcataacaacatacgttgttccctttgtcatcggtatgttacttgcccgagatttgatcgtcagtatccaatacctagttcaatctcgttaccggcaagtctctttactcgttacgtaatgcatcatcccgtaaccaactcattgatcacattgcttgcaaggcttatagtgatgtgcattaccgagagggcctagagatacctctccgacaatcggagtgacaaaacctaatctcgaaatacgccaacccaacatgtacctttggagacacctgtagtactcctttataatcacccagttacgttgtgacgtttggtagcacccaaagtgttcctccggtaaacgtgagttgcataatctcatagttacaggaacatgtataagtcatgaagaaagcaataacaacatactaaacgatcaagtgctaggctaacggaatgagtcatgtcaatcacatcattctcctaatgatgaatgatgtgatcccattaatcaaatgacaacacatgtctatggttaggaaacataaccatctttgattaatgagctagtcaagtagaggcatactagtgactatatgtttgtctatgtattcacacatgtatcatgtttccggttaatacaattctagcatgaataataaatatttatcatgaaataaggaaataaataataactttattattgcctctagggcatatttccttcaaactccAAGGTCGACGCCCGATCAGTTTTGACGGGCGCGGACACACGCGGTTCGGAACCCATATCCaaagacgagtccgggggtccgatgacACATGCCTCGCTAGAGGCTGAatttgtgttcggctccaacgccgtagagtatgcggcctccgtggtggggtccagcCCCCCGTCCGCGGACGGCACGATCcgttctggatctagggccagggcAGTCACAGGCGTGGTCTCCTGAGCATAGtccgatgacagatctaggtcgtgTTCATCGTGGCAACAGGGAGCGGCTGTCGTGGGTTCGAGTccgtggaagatcaagtctccgcggatatcgacgATGTAATTCAGccttccaaacctgacccgatggccaggggcgtagctatcgatctactccagatggtaaacgagttggtccgcagtgcgaagccgccgaatacgaagatctgtccggggagaaaagtctcgccctgaactgcctcgttgtagatgattgagggatccatcaagccttatgatgacgacacagtggaactctcaatgaaaccaccaatgtcggtgtcaaaaccggcggatctcgggtagggggtcccgagctgtgcgtctaaggctaatggtaacaggaggcgggggacacgatgtttacccaggttcgggccctttctatggaggtaattccctacttcctgcttgattgatcttgatgatatgggtattacaagagttgatctaccacgagatcgaggaggctaaccctagaagctagtctatgattctgattgttgtccttgtcctacggactaaaaccctccggtttatatagacatcggaggaggctagggttacacagagtcggttacagagaagcaaatatacatatccaaatcgccaagattgccttccacgcaaatgagagtcccacctagacacgggactaagtcttctctatcttgtatcttcatagtccaacagtccggccaaagtatatagtccggctgtccaaggaccccctaatccaggactccctcacccgcagcCCGCGTCCGCTCCGGCGGCATCTCCTCGTCCCTCCTCCGCGACCGCgagggctcctcctcctcctctgctggtgctgccactgctgctgctgcttttttttTTAAGGTGAGCGGAGCTAATAGCCTGATTGTTTTTTTGAGACAAAGCTAATAGCCTGATGGTACTGGGCCCGCCGAGCCCCGCGCCTGTTGGGCCTGGGCCGCGCGCGTCGGGGCCCAGCCGGGCTCCTCCCCCGGCCCGACGCCGCCCTACACAAACCAAACCAAATCGAACGAGCGAGACCCAGTCCGGCTCGAGCACGGTCAACCCGCACCGCGTCGCGCACACGCCGAAGAAGCGCAGCCGAACCCTAGCTCCGCCCCCCGCTCCTCCCTCCCCGGCGGCCGCCGTCCCCGCCGTCCTCGCGCCATGGTGAGCCCCTCCACCTCGCCGCTCTCGTTGCCGACGCCCTCTCGTTTTGTCTGTCTCCGTGCTGACGGCCCCTTCTGTCGCTCCTCTTCTCTTCGCAGGCCGACTCCCCGCGCCGGAGGTAAATGGCGGCGCCGGCCTCcacggatctctctctctctctctctctctctctctctctctctctctctctctctctcagctaccccctcctccctcgccctctctctccccctctctgatTCGGCGCCTGGTCTGAATCTATTTCCGTGCGTCGGTCTGATCTGGGCCTAGGGATGCCTCTGGCAGCTGTGGCTTCGGTTTAGGGGATCGATCGATTGGCTGACGTCGGTAGCGCGGGGCGACACGGGGCATCGGAGGATGCGTGTCCTGTTGCGGCGTAGCTGCGGATCTCGTTGTCTGCCTCTTCTTTTCGGGCCGGATTGTAGTAGTTTGGGAGATTTACTGACTGGATGCGTGTTGCGTGTGAAGTAGCCCTGCGTGGATCTCGTTGTCCGCCAGTCCCTTTGATCTGGATTGTAGTTTGTGAGATTTGATGATGCAAGTTATTAGGTTTGCGGTTAACTCTGGCACGGTGCTCACAACGGTAGTTCCCAAGCCCTAGCAGGTTCACTGTCTGTTAGAACCCATGCCTTGCTTGTATATAGATATAGACGCGCTGTTTCGCCCACCTTAATCTGACATAACTCCAGAGCGTGCAAGTTTATGGTAGCATCATGGGATGGGATTAGGTTTGCCAATAAAGAAGCTTCAGAGTTTTAAGTGGTTACTGATAAACCAGAGTATGACAGTGTAGCAAATGTCTGATTGGGGTTCAGATCTGAACCCAGCTGCTGGGAAGGTTGGGATGTTCACACACAGCCCGATGCACCTATGCCTAGTTTGTTGCAAATGTACGCCAATTAGATCCGTCTTAGAGGTTAATGGTCTGTTTGGATGGCAGCCGTGAGCAGCCATGACAAAATTTGGAGTTGGCTACTGGCCAGGGCATTCGTTTGGATTGAAGCCAATCTTTCCAGCCACTGACAATTTTTTTGTCCTCAGTTCCTTTTTCACGCCTGTGCCTTGGCAAGCCAGTGGCGCCTGATTTCTGCGCCAATTAATTGGCTCACCCTGGTTTGGTAGGGTCCTTGGCGCCAACCAAACGGCCCCTATAAGAATTAAGAATGTTTTATGCAATGCTGATCGGTCAAcagattattcaatgaactccaGTAGTCCACATACAGAGCTAAAACTGACTACATGTTACTTACTGTCCTTATTCCTCTATCCATTTCTCATAGTATTTATTCGCTCAGTGTTTCGTTAGGCAAGCAGTTCATTGGATGCTAAAAATGATGTTGATTCTCGAGAACTATCTTATCAGCCTTCCATATTGTTATCTTTAAACTTGTAAAGTTACACAAAGTTATGGCTGTGCTCTGCTATCCAATGTGCTTTTGTTCTCCTTGGCAAGCCATGTAGATTACTATAGGAAAATGTTGAAGGGAAGAAAATATCTTTCTCAGAATTGTTGAGCAGTTTATTGACTGTTTCGTACTTCCAGGTACACAAGGCCCTCAAGGTCCCCTTCTCCTTATAAGGGACGCCAAAAGCAAATGTCAAGGTCAAGATCACCTGTAGCCCAATCCCAGTCTAGATCTCCATCGCCTGATCCTAGAGCTCAGGCGAGGTCAAGATCTCGAAGCCCTGCGAGGTGTGGATTCCTTGTTCAACTTTTTAGCTAATGCTGCATGTGCTCCATGTGGTCTGCCTATTCTGTTTCTTGTACCAAAAACCAAATCAAAGATTAACTTGTATTCTTGCAATATCATGTGCAACATGTTCGTGCTGTTGAGAGTTTTGTTCATGATAGCTAAATTTATATTATAATAGCCTACACTTGTGGCATAAATTCCATATAATGTTTGTAGGATAGAAGTATATTTAAATTGGTTGCAAAATTGGTCATCCTATTATATATATCAGCTTATAATGGTGTGGGTAGGTGAATCACATGGTATTAGTTGTATACAATGGTTGTGATGGTCAGAAGTCATCTTATAATAGCCATGACATACAAGACAACATCACGTAGTAAGTAGCTAGTGGCGTAATGCGTAATGATCTCATAACTTGTTGGATGAAGCTATTAGATAATAGATATTGCATGTAATAAATGCATTCTAAGATTGTAATAGCTCCTGCTATAGGTAGCTGGAATTCTATCCATGGAAAAATATATAGTTTATGGTGTGGCAATATCTAAACTTTCTGGAACGCATAAGATAAAGGGAACATAACATATTTCTACAGATTTTCCTGAATGTGGCATATGCTTCAAAACTCTGAATTGAATGACCATTAATTCATCATATGTAATTTGTACATGCTTAATCTGTATCATTCCCCAGGGAGCGGGAGCCTGAAGCCGTAAATCATGGAAATACTCTGTACATTACTGGACTTTCTTCTAGGGTGACTGACAAAGAACTTAGAGAGTACTTCAATAAGGAAGGAAAGGTTAGTTACTTGGCTTCATGTAAGTTTGCAGATTTGTTGTTCCTTGTGAGGTACAAAGTTATGACATCTCCTCTTTGTCAGGTGGTTTCTTGTCATGTTGTTCTTGAACCCCACACACGTGTTTCTCGTGGATTTGCTTTCATCACCATGGACACTGTTGAAGATGCTGAACGCTGCATCAAGTATCTCAACCAGTCAGAACTGCAAGGCCGGAACATCACAGTTGAAAAGGTAATTGTTTGTGCGTCCACATGGGTTGTCGTCTTGTTGGTTCAGATGCAACCTTGTATTTCATGTGTGTTGACCTGGAGGTTTTTTGGTGGTTATTCAGAAGACATTGTGCAAGCTATGTGCCAGCAATCAAGATGCTGAGTTCATCAATTTCAACTTTAGCTCATACAGCTTGATCAATGGACAGCCCAAAGGGTTACTATGCAACACGAGATTCACAACAACTAAACGTAGCAAATTTTCAACTAAACCTGAGCATTCACCTGCAACTCCCCATCAACTAATCAACGGGCATTTCCAACACTTTAGTCAAGATGTCTGGTGACATATGCATAGCAATGTTGGATGTCTGCTAGTTGGAGTTTGTGCTCTTCATTAAGTATTTCCTTCCTCCTTGGTCCGTTAATGCAGGGTGTATATCCGCTGATCGTAAGGGAAACTCATAATTTCCTACACAATCCAGCATGATATTTATTTTTACTTCTTTCTTAGCTTGGAGCCTGATATTGTACTGATTGTTGTTATGGTTGTTTCAGTCACGCAGAGGCCGCCCAAGGACGCCTACTCCTGGGAGCTATCTGGGTATGAAAAGCAGCCTAAGCTTGTGGTCTACATTGTTGGCCCATGAATTTACACCATAACTTCCATCTCAGTGCTCCTTTGCATTTCTGCATGTTCTTActgtatgtatatatgatgtacGTATATGCCTGGTTAATTACAACTTATGGTTTACTTGCAATTTTCCTTGGACAGGCCATCGCTATGAGCGCAGAGAGATGCAGCGTGGAGGTAGATTCCGCAGAGGAGGCTATGGTCGTGACGACTACTATGGCAACAGCTACCGCAGGTCTCCGCCTCCCATGTACCGAGAATACAGGGACACCCGGGACTACCCTCCCTACAGGGACACCCGCGACTACTCCCCACCCCACAGGGATGCCCGAGACTACTATGACGGCAGGGGTGGCCGGGGCTACTCCCCCCACAGGTCT
This genomic window contains:
- the LOC123156958 gene encoding uncharacterized protein: MESVAIATTSRALPPRFPSAAPRRRRRAASFAPVAAASKRRDGGEGEDAGAGSRRSSSSGSAAGRGEPAGLAPYGLSLSPFSKDAAMGLVMSAATGSGWTTGSGMEGPPTAGGAANRPEVSTLPWSLFTKSPRRRMRVAFTCNVCGQRTTRAINPHAYTDGTVFVQCCGCNIFHKLVDNLNLFHEMKCYVGPDFRYEGDAPFNYLDGGDDDDGGNIFPLL
- the LOC123156957 gene encoding DDB1- and CUL4-associated factor 8, with amino-acid sequence MPAEGTRMAGLWEREVGRLRPKRFADSVRASEDFVNSLGIQKRLREHRGCVNTISFNSTGSLLLSGSDDRTVVLWDWERARPALQIHTGHENNVLHAQFMPLSDDRSIVTCGADGEVRYMQIEEGGRTVVDQVVETEYAVHRLAVEPGSPHTFYSAGQDGSVWRFDLRGKQSKELFKVGVVYDDGVNDALDLYAIAVDPRNPYRVAVCGSDEFVRLYDTRKYLHGDFGCPIDYFCPPGLITKNEDGITGLAFSQTGEILASYSCDNIYLFEREHGLHFNDFKVGVMPLFGDGVGAALPLYKDKLPEPRSFVGHRNKQTVKGVNFLGPNCDYVASGSDCGHVFIWRKKDGELMRAMKGDKRIVNCVEQHPSEIVVASSGIATDVKIWAPGDCDPSTIDFDEGDEDAFMFSSMSSDDSDISDLMDDFIFAPPGSGSGSSDGDEDGDDDDDEDTDDDDDDDEEGDEEEDEEGVTSDGDSGDGEDDEGGGGAEDMDDDDD
- the LOC123156736 gene encoding serine/arginine-rich splicing factor SR45a isoform X1: MADSPRRRYTRPSRSPSPYKGRQKQMSRSRSPVAQSQSRSPSPDPRAQARSRSRSPAREREPEAVNHGNTLYITGLSSRVTDKELREYFNKEGKVVSCHVVLEPHTRVSRGFAFITMDTVEDAERCIKYLNQSELQGRNITVEKSRRGRPRTPTPGSYLGHRYERREMQRGGRFRRGGYGRDDYYGNSYRRSPPPMYREYRDTRDYPPYRDTRDYSPPHRDARDYYDGRGGRGYSPHRSPPPYGGRARRERSRSLPYSPYRMPERGYGRRAGGGGYDR
- the LOC123156736 gene encoding serine/arginine-rich splicing factor SR45a isoform X2 gives rise to the protein MSRSRSPVAQSQSRSPSPDPRAQARSRSRSPAREREPEAVNHGNTLYITGLSSRVTDKELREYFNKEGKVVSCHVVLEPHTRVSRGFAFITMDTVEDAERCIKYLNQSELQGRNITVEKSRRGRPRTPTPGSYLGHRYERREMQRGGRFRRGGYGRDDYYGNSYRRSPPPMYREYRDTRDYPPYRDTRDYSPPHRDARDYYDGRGGRGYSPHRSPPPYGGRARRERSRSLPYSPYRMPERGYGRRAGGGGYDR